The Cydia pomonella isolate Wapato2018A chromosome 13, ilCydPomo1, whole genome shotgun sequence genome segment AGAGACATCTAccgtaaaaatattatacttctTAAGCGGCTAAGGAGTTCCGGAGTTACAGAGAATTTGATTATATAATGACTTTTTTTTGATGAATTATAAAATTCTGTAGATAGTAAAGTTATTCTGTAGATCTAGGTACTTTTATATCCCACATAATCCATTAGACAATTAAGTTATTTGGGTGCTGTTTGTAACCCTTTGTGCAGAGAGTAGTGATGCGTGGAGCTAGTTATAATAGGATGCTGCGTGACCACCAGCACCATTGTGGCTGGCGCAGTCGCGTGAAGATGCGGTTTTTAAAATGTTGCCTTGTCATATTTTGTGTGTTGTTCATGCATTGTTTTGTGAGTAGTTCTGACtgatattttaaacattttgtgACGCTGCGTATCTTCTAAAACAAGATAAATATCGCCAGAAACGACTTGCTTATTGATACTTCTTATTGTACAAACAGGCCCTCAATTGCCGATCAGATGGAGGCCCCAAAGAAGATGAACTGAAAAGGATATATATGAACTGCTTAAGAAGAAATGAGGGAAGAAACTCTAATGACAGCAGGCATTCTGACCAGGACTGGAGAGAATCTAGGAAGAAAAACCAAAACCACTGGGATATGAGAGACGACCATTCGAGTAGAGAAGACAGAATGGGCAGTCGAGTCGACAGACATGATCATGATAGAGACCATGATAGAGACGATGATGGAAGTTACGATAGGGGTAGAAACGATAGAATGGGGAGTAGAGATCGCATGGGAGGTAGGGACAGAATAGATAGCGATGAAAGAAGTAACGGTAGACACTATCAGAATGACGGAAGGAATGATAGGATGGGTGGACGAGGTGATAGGGTGGATGGTCAAAACGATAGGAATGGTAGAGACGAATGGATGGGGCGTGATGATAGGTATAGGCGAGATGATATGATCAACGGCAGGGAAGATTTCCACAGTCAAGAATATGGAAACGTAAGTATTTAAggacaatacaaataatagttgGAATTTGTGTAAGTAAAACTTATTCTTCGTGTTTTCAGGATCGTTTTAATCCGTACCGTACCGCGCAGAATTCCCAGAGATACCGGCGCGAGCGTCCTAACAAGAACTCTGGGTACCGGAGCCAGTACAACCCCAACTCGTCGCGGTCCGGAGACGGCAATGACGAGAGGAATTCCAGCGAGAACAACTCCAGCAGGGATGGTGACACGAAAGGATGCGTGTTGCATTGCTTTCTCGAGGAACTAGAGATGGTtagtttaagtatttttgattttggttGTCAGTAGatccaaattttgttttggATATTGGGTTTCGTCAAGATAAGATAAGGAGTAGGTTTGCAGATGTGTTTAAGcatatttttaccaaaaaccaATACCGTGCCCAGTATCTGTTGCCCGTCATCGCGAAGATGAGCCGATGATAAAGCCTGGTTCCTTGCTTCCGAGATTTGAGCATAAAGTTCGCCAAAAAACAAAATCGAGGATGCCGAGTTGCCTACCCAAATGTTGATCCAACATTGCCTTAACACTATAATGTATTTGAATGTActtataaggaaatataacagCTTAGTAAATAACATTGCTTCATATTCCACATACCAGGACATAATACCAAATATGCTGCTATGGGTTTTTCTAACTATgggattttataaaattaaaaccttttcacaataaatgcccttaaataaattgatttctTTCGATGTTCATTAAGACGATAGTAGACGACCGCTTCTTCGCAACTtacacaaacgtagtccccattttcctccctggataataacatcatggaaaatatttttacacaatttaatttataagtgtGAATCGAAACTGTCTCTTCATTTTacgtttttcgattttttcattattcaaagagttagggcctgtttcacaatgtccaagtaaagtattggactaGCTATCAACAAATAATTTAACTGTCGGATAAATATTCCTGCAAAAtgtatctaccagttaagcttatttgaagattgtgaaacgccaacaatgactttattcatcagataagtggcaagtagcttattcaggactttacttggtcattgtgaaacaggcctcTAGAAGcggaaaacaaattaaaagctCCTGACTCTGATaaagctataataataataaataagaaacaaacGAAAGGGCATAGTGTTGgttaatataaatcaatatGTAACATTTTTCAAAGAGGAAAATAGGagctatgtttgtatggagatgcgGTCGTCCCCTTGTCTTTTAAAGGTGCAAAATAATAACAACTATTAATTTCAGACTGGTGACAACGGCATGCCAGACAGATACCTCGTAACACACGCGATAACAAAGGACGTGAAGAACGAAGATTTAAAGGATTTCCTACAAGAATCTATAGATGAGTGTTTCCAGATACTTTATAATGGTACggagttttaaaattattatttctgaGTACTGTAGTCCTATGTGACTTAGGTAGTTCTAAAtgaaattagaaataaaatgaatgtttttttttaaatatttcttgttttagggttccgcagtcATGCAgcaacccttatagtttcgccatgtccgattgtccgtctgtccgtccgaggcTTTACTCCGTTATCGTTAGTGTTGGGAAGCTGCAATTTCGCATGGTTAGGTAATCAATCATGCATATAAGCAACCGCCAAAGTTgtaaaataatatctaaaaaataaaattaattttagggTACCTCTCTTACACGTACAGTGGGAATGTTTTGTTGCGCCTCAACCCTAAGGTTTGGactgtcgttggataggtctttcaaaaaattggggtcttcaacaattttttttgttaaactaAATGGTTTCGGATATAATCgccctgaaaaaaaaattatatgaccCCCAGGGGGGCCTGTAACATCTGGACCGTGgttccaaaaaatatgtaaaaaattgtGGTGATAGAGATTTATATGATTAGTTtcgccgtttttgagttattacaaaaagtcttcccttcagagtaaaaatacaaagtgctttgaaggtactcccttttgcTTGTTTAGTGCAGTCAGGAACACTATTCGATTAGCGCCTTTGCATATAAACTTTTATGCAGCGGGGAGAGAgtcacttttctctgcagctgactgtacttgatACTAATAGCACCTGTTCAAGGTCTATTGTGAGAGACGGGTGACTACGGATCCCTACACTgaacatggcccgacatgctctctTGGTcggtttcatttttattgtaatgGATTTTCTAAAACTAATAAAGATCGGATCTGTATTCGGATCTGTATAAAAAGGGTATTATATTGTAActacaatttataaattgtatatacacaTATCAATCACAATGATAAAATGAACGATGATCAACTACTCTGGCCAACGTGGGATTCGAACTATTCGAATCCACATTTTTGGATTGCCGGCCCAACGCGTTACCAATTGCGCTAGCTGACCATCTGTCTTTCACCACGAATTTAACCATTGCAACTGTGATGACGTCACTAGCGACATCTGCACTTTAAGGTTTACAACCTTAAACTACACGAACACAACGTGTaactacaattattttttaccagattttgaaataattatttatttctttttcagaAAACACAGACGACAAGTGTGAATTTTCAAAGAACTTAATGATGTGTTTATCGGAGAAGGGCCGAGCGAACTGCGACGACTGGAAAGATGATTTCAAAATAAAGTACTGAACACATACTGTATAATGCTAACAGTTTTTGTGTGtcatatttactaatatttttattattatgaatgtgATTTTGATCCTTGTCAATTTTATTATGGATTTAATATACAGTGTAATCATTGCAAAGCTTGTTTGTGTTAAGCTACctaattttcatacaaactaaCCCTGTAACTACTTATACCTAGTTATTTTTGTTcttaaaccatttttttatcgTTTAATTTAAGGAATGTgatgaaacaatattttttaatatcggCTGTTATTGATAAAGTAGGTATGTAActaaaataattaggtaattatttttacagtacatatggtgctactttatcgcactagtgcgaaaattaagTAGCATATTACTTTACTgtgccgaacatttaaagggccatatgtagtgtaaaacgttgtacgatacatgtgcaaataggtaattcgcaactcgtgtcgatttaaaacatttttatcgtaatagttcaacacacttgctcaaaacgacgttttaattccaccgatttttggctcataatcctaattaaacacgcgtgctttttcagtatattatatcACTACAACACttgggctttttcattatattatccgactgagttaagaaggtaactgattgcaaataatatgcatggaaacggagccttcttaatttggtcgagtaatattttttttttttaaaccgactACTTATTAGGTTTCagatgttagttcaaagaggttttatcacaccaaacataatttatagattaaattatctcgtaaattacattaatgaataaacataaaattttatcgatttgatctccatccgtcgaatagaaatacaaaaatattagcttttttacattttttaaattggctgtttgtcgatttctttcgcgcctttgccttacgcgcgcattggaatcgtgcgtaaaaattTTCCGtagttgtcataaaattggaatagttttgcatgtttttagtttaaatacaaggtgcccgtgaagcattgcgagagattttaacggtgaattcctgatggcaacagaggcaaaaaatgttatatgactttttgtgaaattcgaggaaaaaattttttttttgtattttgtgacATTGGTTATGGATTTTCGGCATTTGATCTCGCCTAACCTGATCAACTGTGCTATTAACTGAACCCCGAACCTACATCACCCGAACGATCTTCTTGAACGAAATtacgaaattatgacgtttacttaacacttgcacaggctgggctatcaaaatcgctgacatcttagcttggcctgactctaaaggcttttaaaatttttaaatattcattccTACAAACTgcaataattagtttttttttataggcaaAAAAgtggttagtaaaaatgttgcaCAATGTTGTTCAGCTGGCCGGCTTCATAAGCGGCGATTTATAGACCGTGCGCGCCACGCTCAAGACCCATAGGCGGAGTCATACCTTTTGGCTAaaaacggtttgtatggtggcccggTGTATATTGAGTACGCTCGGCGGTTCGGGGCCATGAATGggttaagttaaaaaaaaaacagttatttcATTACGATTGCTATTGTGTACaggaaaaaaatacttattacttatttaggtatggtaaaataatgatttataactacctacttattaagaaataaaatatatttattcaatttaacaGAGTTGGacgttatttttagtaattcCGTATTAAGTgtagataaattaaattgttatgctaaataatataatacaaaaatattatttttaaacctaaaCCCGACTTATTCTTCTGTTAATATTTTAAGctacttttgttattttacaacTGTTTGTAACTTGAATGAGATGAATGATGTATCGAATGCATTTGGAGGAGTGCTAGATGTGGTGCTGGTGCGTGGTGATTCTAGCTGTGTAAAAGTTTATGAGATGGAAGATGGGGGGCTAGTCCCTCATCGTGATGCGTACCATCCACCGCTGGAAATTGAAGTGCCGTTTACAGGATCAGGGCACAAATCTGTTTTCATGACACCCAGCAATGTCGATTTAAGCCGTGATTGGAATTTTTCGAAGGGCAATTATGAACTCCTCTACCTGTTATTATCAAAGGTGTCCTGGCATGATCTTCTTGAGACTCGTGATGCCAATGTGGCTGTAGATCTCTTTTATGGCATATTATACGATATTTTCGATGCATGTATACCTAGGAAAGCAAGACCTAATAAGCCAAGTAAGCGTTATCCAGTTTGGTTTACGTCTGATATTATTATGGGCCTTAAGAAGAAGGCTAAATTGCATAGGGATTGGAAACGTTCAGGAGACGAGTCTATATATACCACCTTTTCTAGGCTTAGGGCTAGTCTCAAACTTCGTATATCAAGTGCATACGATGACTACATTAATAACTTGCAAGTCAAGCTTGCGTCCAACCCTCAAGCGTTTTGGCAGCATATTGGAAACTTAAAAGCTAAAGGAGGGTTCGAGTCTCAAGTTACCTTCCAGGGGGCAGAGTTTGAGGGGACAGAGGCAGCCCAGGCCTTCGCAGATTTCTTTTCATCTGTCTTTTTGTCAAATGTTCCAAATCTTGACTTTGAACAAATTGTTCGCGAGGATTTGTCTTGTAATTCTAATTACGTTCACGTTAACCAAATATCTCCGCAAGACATAGAAGCCTCAATAAAACGATTAAAACCACGTAGCTCCCCTGGACCTGATAATGTCCCGGCCTATATTTTAAAAGGGTGTAGTGAGTGGCTTATACAACCTTTATGCCACATTTTGAACATATCATTGTGTACTGGAGTTTACCCGCATCAGTGGAAAGTCACACGAGTGAGACCTATTCCTAAAACTTGTAACTCAACTCGCGTGGAAGACTATCGACCTATAGCCATTCTTTCGTCGATTGCCAAGGTATTTGAGAGCATTGTAAATAGGCTCGTAGCTCCTCAAATTAAGCCCTTTCTTAGCGATTCCCAGCACGGTTTTAGGCCTCGGCGTTCAGTGGAGTCGAATCTTCTAACTTTGGTGGACTCGGTTTCCGATCATATGGACAAGGGTATACAAGTAGACGTGTTATACTTCGACTTCCAAAAAGCATTCGATCGCGTGGATAACGATGTGCTATTGAGCAAGTTGTGCGATATCGGTTTTCCCCGCAACTACTCCGTTTCTTCGCTAGTTATCTCCGCGATAGGAGTCAATATGTGCAACATGGCTGCTTTATATCGAACACTTATCAGACTAGGTCTGGCGTCAGTCAGGGATCGGTACTGGGTCCTTTGCTCTTCGGTATAATGATTAATGACCTGGCATCCGTTCCGAGTTTCGCTAGATGCCTTCTTTATGCCGATGACTTGAAGTTGATCTATGGAGTACAAGGAATCTCAGATTGTGAATCTCTTCAAAAGGATCTTGACCAACTGCGCGAGTGGAGCGTAAAAAATAGACTATCCTTAAATGTCTCTAAATGTGCGGTTATAAGTTTTAGCAAGGCACGAAATCCACTTAACTACACATATATTTTGGGTTCAGACGCAATAGTTCGTGTTAGCTCCATCCGCGATCTCGGTGTCATTCTAGACTCTCGTCTCAATTTCCATGAGCACCTGAATGCATTGACCCGTAATTGTTACAAGAGGTTGGGATTTGTCATTCGAAATTCCAGGGATTTTACTGACTCAAGAACAATAAAACTGCTCTACAATGCCTTAGTGAGGAGTAAGCTCGAGACGGCCTCTGTCGTTTGGTGTCCCTACGAGACAACATATGTCTTACAACTGGAAAAAGTACAGAAAGTGTTCTTGCGcttcctatacaaaaaaatgtacgggTATTACCCATTCCTTTATCCTACCAAGTTTTTGTTGGGAATGATGGGATTTAACTCCCTAGA includes the following:
- the LOC133524423 gene encoding uncharacterized protein DDB_G0284459, with the protein product MRGASYNRMLRDHQHHCGWRSRVKMRFLKCCLVIFCVLFMHCFALNCRSDGGPKEDELKRIYMNCLRRNEGRNSNDSRHSDQDWRESRKKNQNHWDMRDDHSSREDRMGSRVDRHDHDRDHDRDDDGSYDRGRNDRMGSRDRMGGRDRIDSDERSNGRHYQNDGRNDRMGGRGDRVDGQNDRNGRDEWMGRDDRYRRDDMINGREDFHSQEYGNDRFNPYRTAQNSQRYRRERPNKNSGYRSQYNPNSSRSGDGNDERNSSENNSSRDGDTKGCVLHCFLEELEMTGDNGMPDRYLVTHAITKDVKNEDLKDFLQESIDECFQILYNENTDDKCEFSKNLMMCLSEKGRANCDDWKDDFKIKY